CGGTGCCGCGGACGGTGGCGTCGAGCGCGTCGAAGGCGTCGGCGTCGCCGTCGAGTTCGTGGACGAAGCGCTCGCTGACGTGGATGGCGTAGTCGACGCCGAGACCGATGGCGATGCTGGCGATGATGGCCGTCTCGGTGGTGAACGGGATGTCGAGCAGGTACATCGCGCCGAGAATCCAGCCGAGCGCGGCGACCACGGGCACCATCGTGACGGCGCCCAGCGAGGCGGCGCCGTACCGGCGGTGGAACAGCGCCGTGAGGAACGCGAGGATGACGCCGAGCGTGAGCAGGAACGTCTCGACGAGCGTGCGCAGCAGGCCGCGCTGGACGATTTCGTCGACGACTGGCGACCCGGTTGCGGTGGCGCGCAGTTCCGAACCGTCCTCGACGGTGGCGGCGACGCCCCGCAGGTCGCTCGTGATTTGCCCGGTGCTCGCGCTCGCGGAGACGGCGAACCGGACGTTCAGCGCGCGGTACTCGTCGCCCTCGCGGTTGACGACCGACTGCGCGGCGTCGGGGGCGTTCGCGTACAGCGCGTCGTAGACGCGAGCGAGGTCGCGGTCGGGGACGCCGTCGCCGTCGGTGTCGGTGTCCGCGACGATGCCGGCGACCGTCCCGTTGCCGTCGGCGACCTCGCGGAGCACGGAGAGGGGGCTGTCGACGGCGGGCCGCCCGCTCGCGAGGTCGATGACGCTCGGCGCGTCGGCGGCCGCGGATTCGGCGGCGGCGACCCGCTGGAGAGTGTCGGGTTCGGTCACGTCGCCCCTGACGACGACGTACCCCGTTCCCCTGTCGCGGGACTGCACGAAGTTGTCGTTGAGGAAGACGACGTTCTCCCGGAGTTGGTAGTCGCTGGGCGCGAACGGTCCGGGCAGCGAGTCCATCCAGTCGGGCGAGTCGCGGGGCAGGAAGTCGACCTGGTCGATGGACGTGTCGATGTCGGTGGCGGCGTACCCGCCGGCGGCGCTCGTGACGAGCGCGAGCGCGATGACGACGAGGGGCGCGCGGCGCGCCACGGTCGTGCCGACGCCGACGATGCGTCCGGCGACGCCGCCGTTGCCGAAGGCGGCCTTTCGACGGTCGAAGCCGACCCGCTCCAGCAGGCCGTCGACTTCGAGTTTGACGGCGGGCAGGAGGACGGCGAAGACGACGAACGCGGAGACGATGCCGGCGGCGCTCACGACCCCGAACTCGGCGATGGCGCCGATGGGGCTGACGGCGTTCGAGAGGAAGCCGACGGCGGTCGTGAACGTCGTCGCGGCGAGCGCGACGGTGACGCCGGCGAGGCCGGCGCGCATTCCCTCGAACGGGCCGCGCTCGGCGTCGTCGGCGCGGGCTTCCCGGTAGCGCATCACGACGTGGAGCGCGTAGTCGATGGAGAGGCCGACGAGGAGGAACGGGACGGCGATGAGAATCTGGGTGACGCCGATGCCCGCCCACCCCATGAAGCCGGCCATCCAGACGAGGGTGAGGAGCGTGCCGAGGAGCGCGAGCGTCACGTCGACGACGTCGCGGTAGGCGACGCCGAGGATGCCGAGGATGAGCACGAGCGCGACGGGCGTGATGAGGATGAAACTCTCACCCGTGGCGTTGCCGGACTCCTCGTCGACGATGCCGGCGCCGAAGACGAACGTCTCGTCGGCGACCGTCTCGGCGGCGACGTCGCGTGCGGTGAGTTGGGCGTCCACGACGTCGGCGGAGAGCGCGTCGCCGTCGGTGGACTGGAAGACGAGGAGGCTGCGCGTGGACGCGGCGTCCCCGCGCTCGAAGGACGTGGGGAGCAGCCGGTAGGGGTCGACGCCGCCGACGGACCACTCGGGGTCGAGGACGCGGTCGACGGCCGCGTCGACTTCTTCGGGCGACATGGACTCGACGGTCTCGATTTGGGCGGCGAGCGACGGCGGCGGGCCGCTCTGGTTCGCGCCGGCGAGCGCGACGAGGTTCCCGATGCCGACCGTCGACTGGCCGTCGCGGAGGGTCGGCCCGACGGTGGCGTTCTCGCGGAGCGCGCGCTGGAGGCGGAGCGTGTCCACGAGTGACTCCTTCGAGAGGACGTCGTCACCACGGACGACCACCTGCATCGTGGTGACGTTCTGGTCGCCCGCCGCGAAGTTGTCGCGGACGTAGTCGAGTTGGCGTGCCGCCTCCGAGTCGCTTGCGAACCCCGTTATCGAGAGGCCGGCGTCGACGTTCGCGGCGCCGGCGCCCATCACCGCCGTCGCCACCAGCAGGACGGCGACGACGACTTTGCTGTACTTCGTCAGGGTCGCTGCGTATCGGTCGGCGAGTCCGTCTCCCATCGTCTGCCCTAGCCCGCCCGGTGGACTTAACTTTTAGTAGATTTCTACAATAATTCGTGACCCGAGCGGGGTCGGACGCGAAGCGACTTCAGTGCGGGACGCGGAGCGAATCACAGGAGCGATGAGCACACACGAGGCAGTCGACGCGCTGCGGGAACTCGGCCTCTCGAACTACGAGGCGAGAGTGTTCGTGGCGCTCCAGCGACTCGGCGGCGGCACCGCACAGGACGTCGCTCGCACGTCCGAGGTGCCGCGGTCGCAGGTGTACGGCGCCGCCGACGACCTCGCCGTCCGCGGACTCGTCGAAGTCGTCGAATCCTCGCCGAAGGAGTACCGGCCCGTGAGCCTCGACCGGGCGCGCGCGCAACTCCGGGAGCGAATCGAGTCCCAACACGACCGCGCGTTCGAGAACCTCGAAGCGGTCCACGGGGAGCGCGACGCCCACGCCGACGAGAGCGACGTGGCGACACTCCACGGCAGCGACACGATTCGGGACCGCACCGCGGACCTCGCGGCGGACGCCGACGACGAGGTGATTCTGGTCGGTGCGCGCGCCGGCGACCTGCGCCCCGACCTCGTCGCGGCCCTGGAGGAGCGCGCCGACGATGGGGTCGAGGTGACGGTCGTGACGGCGGACCCCGAGACAGCAAAGCGACTCGCCGACGGCGTCCGCGTGGTCGTGTCGCCGGCGAGCGGCGACGACGGCTACGTGGGGCGGACGCTCGTCGTGGACGACGCCACCGTGTTGCTGTCGGTGCCCGCCCGCGACGACGCCGAACCCTACGACGAGGTGGCGATGTGGACCGCGAACACCAGCATCGGCCGCATCCTCGTGCGGTACGTCCACGCCGGGATGCAGGCCGGACTCGACGCCGAGGACTGACAGCGCGGGCCGCGGGTGCGGCGCCGGTGGTCGATTCGAGCGCTGGCGAGGCGGCGCGAGAACGCGGGCAGTTTTTAAGTTCACGCGGGCGAAGGTGTGGGTAGCATCGATGCCGAACGACTTCCTCGCCGACCTCGACGAACGCGTGGACCGCCTCCGCCACCAGGTCCACCGGGCCGCCGAAGTGCTGCGCGGGTCGACCGTGGAGGTCACCGAGTACGACCCCGCGGCCCACGGACCGCTCGTCTCCTTCGACGGCCTCGCGGGCTACGAGGAGGTCGACCGATACTGGGTGAACGCGCCGTACGCGTTCGTCTACGTCGGCTTCGACCCGGAGAACGACGAACACCACTACCACGTCGTCGAACCGGGCTTAGACGACTTCGAGCAGGAACTCTTAGAGACGCTGTACGACGACATCCGGGACGCGCTCATCTACGACGCGGAGTACGACCCCGACGACCCGGAAGCCGTCCTCAAACAGCAGATGAAGACCCTGCTGGAGGAGTACGGCGTGGACGTCGGGATGAACGCGTTCTACCGGCTGTTCTACTACCTCCACCGGGCCTTCGAGGGGTTCGAGAAGCTCGACCCCCTGATGAAGGACCCGCACATCGAGGACATCTCGTGTGACGGCTACGACGTGCCGCTGTTCGTCTACCACGACGACTACACGGACATCGAGACGAACGTCACCTACGAGCAGGAGGAACTCGACGGCTTCGTCGTGCGGCTCGCTCAGCAGTCCGGCCGCCACATCTCCATCGGCGACCCGGTGACGGAGACGACGCTGCCGGACGGCTCCCGCGCCGAACTCGCGCTCGGTGAGGAGGTCACCCCGAGAGGGTCGGCGTTCACGATTCGGAAGTACAGCGAGGACCCGTTCACGCCCGCGCGCCTCGTGGAACTGGACACCTTCGACTTAGACCAGATGGCGTACCTCTGGCTCGCCATCGAGTCGAACAAGAGCCTGCTGTTCGCGGGTGGCACCGCCTCCGGGAAGACCACGTCGATGAACGCCATCTCGATGTTCATCCCGCCGCGCTCGAAGGTACTCACCATCGAGGACACCCGGGAACTGACGCTCTACCACGAGAACTGGCTGTCCTCCGTCACCCGGGACTCCATCGGCGAGAGCGACGACATCACGATGTACGACCTGCTGCGGTCGGCGCTCCGCCACCGCCCCGAGTACATCGTCGTCGGCGAGGTGCGCGGCGACGAGGCGATGACGCTGTTCCAGGCGATGAACACCGGCCACACGACGTACTCGACGATGCACGCGGACAGCGTGCAGACGGTCATCAACCGCCTGGAGAACGACCCCATCAACGTCCCGCGCGCGATGATTCAGAGCCTCGACATCCTCTGCGTGCAGACGCTCACGCACGTCGGCGACGAGCGCGTGCGCCGCAACCGCGTCATCGCGGAAATCGACGGTATCGACCAGCGCACCGGAGACTTGGACTACTCCACGGCGTTCGAGTGGGACCCCACGTCCGACAGCTTCGACCAACGCGACTCCACCGTCCTCGACGAGATTCAGGACGAACGCGGCTGGTCGCGCAGCCAACTCCTCCGCGAGTTGCGGAACCGCAAGCGCGTGCTCCGATACCTCACCGAACAGGACGTGACCGACTACCGGCGGTTCACGGCGCTCGTCAACGAGTACTACGCTCAGCCCGAACGCGTCGTCGAGCGCGTCCGCGAGGAACTGGACGAGGACGTGGTCGTGGACGCGCCCGGAGCCTCCGAGTGAGATGGTTCTGCTCTACCTCCCGCTGGTGGTCGTGTTCGCGCTCGTCGCGCTGTTCACTGTCGCGCCGCTCGTGCCATCGTTCGACCGCGCGCTCTCACGCGTAGCAGTCGCTCCCTTCGGTCGGTTCGCGAGCGAGCGCCAGCCCTCGAACCCGAAGCAAGTGAAGGCGCTTCGGGGCGCGCACGTCGCACAGACGTACCGCGTGTACGCGGCGCGAACCTACCTGTTCGCGTCCGTCGCGGCGTTCGCCGGGAGCATCCTCGGCGTCTACCTCGTCGCGGGCGTGCTGGTGTTCCTCGGGAACGCCAGCGAGAGCGTGCAGGCGCAGTTCCCGGACGCGGTACAGGGCTTTTTCGCCACGTCCCCGGCGGACTTCTCGGTGCCCGAACTGTTCGTCTTCTTCCTCGTGTCGGGCGCGACGCTCGGCGTGGTCGCGGGGTACGCGACGTACCGCGTGCGCTGGCTCCTGCCGTCGTACACCGCCGGGGAGCGCGCGCGCCGCATCGACGCGTCGATGGAGCGCACGGTGGCGTTCATGTACGCGCTCTCCCGGTCGGGGATGGCGCTCCCGGACGTGTTGCGCACGCTCGCGCAGAACCGCGAGGTGTACGGGGAGAGCGCGCGCGAGATGTCCGTCGTCGTGAAGGACGTCGACCTGTTCGGGTCGGACATCCTACGGGCGCTCGAACGCCTCGGCCAGCGCACGCCCAGCGAGGACCTCTCGGAGTTCTCTGAGAACCTCACGAGCGTCCTGCGGAGCGGCCGGAAACTCCCCGAGTTCCTGAAACAGGAGTACGAGTACTACGCCGAGGAGTCCGAAGCCAAACAGGAACAGTTCCTCGAACTGCTCGCGACGCTCGCCGAGGGGTACGTCACCGTGCTCGTCGCGGGGCCACTCTTCCTCATCACCATCCTCGTCATCATCGGCCTGACCCTCGGCGGTACGCTGAACTTCCTCCGTCTCACGGGCTACCTCCTCATCCCGATGGCGACGGTGGCGTTCGTCGTCTACCTCGACTCCATCACGGAGATGGCGACCGGCGGCACCAAATCGGAACACGACGACGTGGACGCCGGCACGCGCTTCCAGTCCATCCGGCGCGCGCCCTCGCCGACCCAGACCGACGGCGGGACGGCTGTGTCTTCGGGCCCCGACTCCCGGCAAGCGAACCGCGAGCGCTTCGAAGCACACGAGACCCTGCGCCCGATTCTCTACCGCCTCCGCCACCCGTTCGCCGTCGTGCTGGAGACGCCCCGCGTGCTGTTCTGGGTGACGACGCCGATTGCGCTCCTCTACCTGCTCGTCGCGTGGTGGCCCCAGTTGTCGGCGGGCGTGACGAACCTCACGGCGTACGACGACGCGTTCGTCCACGCGGCGCTGTTCGTCCTCGGGACGTTCGCCGTCGCCTACGAGATTCACCGCCGCCGCCTGAAAGCCGTGGAGGCGGGCGTGCCGGACTTCCTCGACCGGTTCGCGTCCACGAACGAAGCCGGGATGTCCGTCGTGGAGAGTCTCGGGCGCACCGTCACGAGCAACCTCGGCGCGCTCACGAAGGAACTGCAGCGCACGTGGACCGACGTGCAGTGGGGGGCGCGCGTCGAACACGCCTTCGAGCGGTTCCGCCAGCGCACCGACACGCCCGCCGTCTCCCGAGTCGTCACGCTGACGACGAACGCGATGAGCGCGAGCGGCGACCTCGGGCCGGTGTTGCGCATCGCCGCCGACGAGGCGAAGTCCACGCGTCGCCTCGAACGCGACCGGCGCAACGAGATGCTCACGTACCTCGTCGTCATCTACATCGCCTTCTTCGTGTTCCTCGCCATCGTCGTCGCGCTCGACGTCATCTTCATCCCGAACATCCCGTCGGCGGGGTCGGGCGCGGGCCTCCCCGAGAACCCGGCGGTCTCCACCGGGCCGTTCTCGCGAGCCACGCAACTCACGGAGTCCACGAAACAGGCCTACAGCACCGTGTTCTTCCACACGAGCATCGTCCAAGCGGTCTGCTCGGGACTCGTCGCCGGACAGATGGGCGAGTCGAGCGTGAAAGCCGGCGCGAAACACGCGACCGTGATGCTCTTGGTCGCGTACCTCACGTTCCTCGTCATCGGATGACCGGCGACGTCCACCGAACCTACGACCGCATCGCCGAGCACTTCTCCCAGACCCGCGAGTACCCGTGGCCGGAAGTCGAGGAATTCCTCGACGGCCGCGAGGCCAACACGGCCCTCGACCTCGGCTGTGGCAACGGCCGCCACGCGGAACTGCTCGCCGAGCGCGCCGCCCGCGTGCTCGGCGTCGACGCGAGCGTCGGCCTGCTCGCGGAGGCCCGTGACCGAGCGCGCGAACGCGACTTCGACCTCTCGCTCGTCGCCGGCGACGCCGCACGCCTCCCGCTCGCAGACGACACCGTCGACCTCGCGGTGTACGTCGCGACGCTCCACCACCTCCGAACGCGCGAGAGCCGCGTCGCCAGCCTCGACGAACTCAAACGCGTCCTCGCCCCGGGCGGCGTCGCGCTCGTCAGCGCGTGGAGCACCGAACACGACCGGTTCGATGCCGACGAAGGGTTCGACACCGACGTGGACTGGACGCTCCCCGGCGGCGAGACGGTGCCCCGGTTCTACCACGTCTACGCCCCCGACGAGTTCCGCGCCGACCTCGAAGCGAGCGCGCTCGCCGTCGACGACGCCTTCGTCTCCAGTGGCAACTGCTACGCTGCCGTCCACGCCGAAGGGAAACGCCCATAAACGACGGCAGGGAAGGAAGAAATGGTTCCACCGACGGGGCGCGAGAGCGCACCGATGGTGAGCGAACCCGAAGGGTTCGCGAGCCACGGTGTGAACGAAGTGAGCACCGGTGGTCTAGTGGCAGGACCTGAGCCTTCCAAGCTCATGGCCCGGGTTCAAATCCCGGTCGGTGCACTCCCTGCGGTCGTTTACCGACCGAAGTTCGCAGTCCTCCGGACTGCTCACTCCCGGTCGGTGCATTTCTGTCGAGCGAGTCACCGCCTCTCCAGTTTTTCCTGCCGTCACGTTACGAGGTAGTAGGGGTCGTCGGGGAGGCGGTCGTCGAGCAGCGAGTCGATTGCGCCGGCGCGACAGCCCTGCACGCGGAGGCCGCCGACCGACCGGTCGCGGAAGGCGTCGCCGAGGTCGGCGGCGACCTTCTCGCGGGCGAAGCGCCGGTAGTGGTCGTCGGTGGGCGCGTAGTGCGTGACCGCGTGGGTGTCGCCGTCGCGTCGGACGACGCCCCGGTGGGCGGTAATCGAGACGTAGGGAGCGTCGTGGCGGAGTTCTGCGACGTGGAACGCCGAACACCGGAATCGACCGGTGCCGACGTTGAGGTAGAGGACGTCGCGGTCGTGGAGTTCCGTCCAGTAGCCGCCGGGGGCGTAACTGCACCGCGTGCCGTCGGCGTCGAATTCGAAGTCGCCGGCAGCAAGCAGGGAGAACACGGGGTCTGCGGTGCGGACGTCGGCGTCGGCGAGGAACCGCCGGCCGAACGTCCCGACTTCGGGTGGCGCTCGGTCGAGGTCGACGTAGCCGGTGTCCCGGAAGGAGAACGTGAACCCAGGCGTGAGTATCGCGTCGAAGGACGCGAACAGCGCGTCGGCGAGGCGCTCGTAGGGGTCGCCGCCGAACGCCGCCGCGACGTCCGAGAGGCCGGCGTAGACGACCGCGGTGTCGGCGTCGAAGCCAGCGAGCGCGTCCCGGAGCGCGCCGTCCGGGAGCGAGGTCACCGTCCCGGAGCGACCGAGTTTGTCGGCGGCGAGCGACCGGGCGGCGTGCGCGTACGCGCCGAGTCTACCCATCTGCGACCTCTCGGTAGAGGCGTTCGAGGCGGCGAGCGGTCCAGTCGCGGTCGAGGTGTGCGACGCGCTCGCGGCCGTTCGAGCGCTCGCGTTCCGAGAGCGCGTCGGCGAGCAGGCGCGCGAGGCCGCGGTCGGTGTCGGCGACGCCGCCGGGCGAGACGCCGTCGAGGCGCTCGGGCACGTCCCCGACCGGGGTGGCGACGACCGGAAGATTGCACGCGAGCGCCTCTTTGACGGCGTTGGGCGACCCCTCGTGGGTCGAGGTGAGGAGGAGGGCGTCGGCCGCGTTCAGGTACGTCGGCATCTCGTCGTGGGACGCGTCGGTGAGGACCTGAAGCGCCACGTCGGCGTCGATTCGGCCGCGGGCGGCATCGACGACGCGGCGGGCGCGCGGGAAGTCCTTGGCGGGGCGCGCCGGCGAGTACGGGAAGAGGACGTGTCGCTCGTCGTCGCGCCAGCCGACCGCCGCGCGCGCCGCGGTCGGGTCTCGGGGGGAAAACGAGTCGGTGTCGACGCCGTGGGGGACGACGAGCGCGTCCGCGCCGAGGTCGCGGGCCATCCGTTCGGACATGACGACGGTCGCGGCGGCCCGCCTCGCACAGCCCCGGCTGACGGGGCCGAGTCGTCCGTAGAGGTCGGTTCCCCACAGCGAGACGACGGCCGGCAGGCCGGGGGTGGCGAGCGCGGTCGGCGCGACGATTCCCTGATTGGCGTGCACGAGGTCGAAGTCGTCGCCGGCGGCGCGGACGGCGCGAGCGGCGTGGACGAGGTAGTCGCGAGGCCGTCGCGTCCGTTCGCCGGGAACGTGGGCGCCGGGGACGGCGAGCGTCGCGCAGTCGACGCCGCGCTCGCGGAGCGCGCGGACCTGCCCGCGGTAGGCCGTGGAGTCGGCGCTCGGCACGAGGTGGAGGACGCGAGTCATGCTCGGTCGGGGAGCGGTCGGGCGGCGGGTTCGTCCGTCGCCCAGTCGGCGAGCGTTCGCGCGACCTCGTCGGCGGCGCCGGTGGGAGGCCGTGAGTCACCGGGTGTGGCGGCGACCGCGGCTTCGACGGCGTTCGTGACGGCGGCGGGGCGCGTTCCGGCGAGGACGTTCTGGCCGCGAGCGACCGTCTCCACCCACTCGGTCGTCTCGCGGAGCGTCACGCAGGGCGTCCCGAGGTAGGCGGCCTCGCGCTGGACGCCGCCCGAGTCGGTGGCGACGGCGCTGGCGCCCGCGAGCAGGTCGAGAAACGCCGGGTAGCCGGTCGGGTCGACGAGCGACACGCGGTCGGCCGCCCAGTCGTAGCAGCCGTACGCGCGCAGGCGGTCCTCGGTTCGGGGGTGGAGCGGGAGGACGACGGGCAGCGAGACGCGAGCGAGCGCGTCGAGGACGCCGACGAGCGTCGCTTCGTCGTCGGTCGTCGCGGCGCGGTGGACGGTGGCGAGGACGTACTCGTCGGGCGTGTCGGGCGTCTCGGCCGGGAGGCCGCGCGCCGTCTCGACGGCGTCGGCGCGCAGGTCGCCGGTCCGGTGGACGCTCTCAGTCACGCCCTCGTCGGCGAGATTGGCGACGGCAGTCTGCGTCGGCGCGAACCGGGCGTCTGCGAGGTGGTCGACGACGACGCGCGTGCGCTCCTCGGACATCGTCCAGTCGCCGCTCCGCAGGCCGGCCTCGACGTGCGCGAGCGGGCAGTCGGCGGCGACGGCGGCCAGCGCGCCCGCGAGCGTCGACGTGGTGTCGCCGTAGACGACCACGACGTCCGGCGACTCGGCGGCGAGAATCGGCCGGAGGCGGGCGACGGCGCGGGCCACCTGCTCGCCCCGGGGCGCCGACCCGACACCGAGGTGGTGGTCGGGCGCCGGGAGCGACAACTCCTCGAAGAACACCGCGGAGAGCGCGTCGTCGTGGTGCTGGCCGGTGTGGACGAGCGCGTGCGAGACGCCGCGGTCGGCGAGCGCGCGGGACAGCGGCGTCGCGAGCACGAACTCGGGGCGGACGCCGACGACGGAGCAGACGGTCACGCAACCCCCTCCACAGTGTCGGCGACGAACGCGGCCACGTCGACCTTGTCGGCGACGAGTCGGGCGCGGCGGCGCGCCTGTCGCTCCCGGGGCGGGTCGCGGAACAGGTCGACGGCACGGGAGACGGCGGCGTCCTCGTCGGCGAACGACTCGAGGAGGCCGTAGTCGGCCTCGAGTTCGCGGAAGTTGCTCATGTCGCCGTCGCCCGCGAAGGAGTTCGTGCGCACCGCGGGGACGCCGAGGACGGCCGCCTCGGTCGCCGTCGTCTGGGAGTCGCCGGCGTAGCAGTCGGCGCACGCGAGCAGGTCGTGGAAGCGCTCGGGCGGCACGGGGAGCGCGTCGGCGTTCGGCGGTGCGCCCGCCGCGTCCTCGCTGGTGACGTACACGTCACCGATTTCGGCGAGTTCGTCCACGAGGCGGCGCTTCGCCGCGGGCGAGAGGCCGCCGCGCCCGAGGTCGTGGTGGGCCTCCCAGGAGACAAACCGCAGGACGGCGTACCGGCTCTCGGGGTCGACGCCGTGCTCGCAGAGCGCCGCGCGGTCCGGTTCGAAGCGCTCGGGGTGGAGGTACGCG
The nucleotide sequence above comes from Halobacterium litoreum. Encoded proteins:
- a CDS encoding type II secretion system F family protein; its protein translation is MVLLYLPLVVVFALVALFTVAPLVPSFDRALSRVAVAPFGRFASERQPSNPKQVKALRGAHVAQTYRVYAARTYLFASVAAFAGSILGVYLVAGVLVFLGNASESVQAQFPDAVQGFFATSPADFSVPELFVFFLVSGATLGVVAGYATYRVRWLLPSYTAGERARRIDASMERTVAFMYALSRSGMALPDVLRTLAQNREVYGESAREMSVVVKDVDLFGSDILRALERLGQRTPSEDLSEFSENLTSVLRSGRKLPEFLKQEYEYYAEESEAKQEQFLELLATLAEGYVTVLVAGPLFLITILVIIGLTLGGTLNFLRLTGYLLIPMATVAFVVYLDSITEMATGGTKSEHDDVDAGTRFQSIRRAPSPTQTDGGTAVSSGPDSRQANRERFEAHETLRPILYRLRHPFAVVLETPRVLFWVTTPIALLYLLVAWWPQLSAGVTNLTAYDDAFVHAALFVLGTFAVAYEIHRRRLKAVEAGVPDFLDRFASTNEAGMSVVESLGRTVTSNLGALTKELQRTWTDVQWGARVEHAFERFRQRTDTPAVSRVVTLTTNAMSASGDLGPVLRIAADEAKSTRRLERDRRNEMLTYLVVIYIAFFVFLAIVVALDVIFIPNIPSAGSGAGLPENPAVSTGPFSRATQLTESTKQAYSTVFFHTSIVQAVCSGLVAGQMGESSVKAGAKHATVMLLVAYLTFLVIG
- a CDS encoding AAC(3) family N-acetyltransferase; this translates as MGRLGAYAHAARSLAADKLGRSGTVTSLPDGALRDALAGFDADTAVVYAGLSDVAAAFGGDPYERLADALFASFDAILTPGFTFSFRDTGYVDLDRAPPEVGTFGRRFLADADVRTADPVFSLLAAGDFEFDADGTRCSYAPGGYWTELHDRDVLYLNVGTGRFRCSAFHVAELRHDAPYVSITAHRGVVRRDGDTHAVTHYAPTDDHYRRFAREKVAADLGDAFRDRSVGGLRVQGCRAGAIDSLLDDRLPDDPYYLVT
- a CDS encoding efflux RND transporter permease subunit → MGDGLADRYAATLTKYSKVVVAVLLVATAVMGAGAANVDAGLSITGFASDSEAARQLDYVRDNFAAGDQNVTTMQVVVRGDDVLSKESLVDTLRLQRALRENATVGPTLRDGQSTVGIGNLVALAGANQSGPPPSLAAQIETVESMSPEEVDAAVDRVLDPEWSVGGVDPYRLLPTSFERGDAASTRSLLVFQSTDGDALSADVVDAQLTARDVAAETVADETFVFGAGIVDEESGNATGESFILITPVALVLILGILGVAYRDVVDVTLALLGTLLTLVWMAGFMGWAGIGVTQILIAVPFLLVGLSIDYALHVVMRYREARADDAERGPFEGMRAGLAGVTVALAATTFTTAVGFLSNAVSPIGAIAEFGVVSAAGIVSAFVVFAVLLPAVKLEVDGLLERVGFDRRKAAFGNGGVAGRIVGVGTTVARRAPLVVIALALVTSAAGGYAATDIDTSIDQVDFLPRDSPDWMDSLPGPFAPSDYQLRENVVFLNDNFVQSRDRGTGYVVVRGDVTEPDTLQRVAAAESAAADAPSVIDLASGRPAVDSPLSVLREVADGNGTVAGIVADTDTDGDGVPDRDLARVYDALYANAPDAAQSVVNREGDEYRALNVRFAVSASASTGQITSDLRGVAATVEDGSELRATATGSPVVDEIVQRGLLRTLVETFLLTLGVILAFLTALFHRRYGAASLGAVTMVPVVAALGWILGAMYLLDIPFTTETAIIASIAIGLGVDYAIHVSERFVHELDGDADAFDALDATVRGTGGALLASAASTAGGFGVLVLALVPSLRRFGAVTSTAIAFAFVASVVVLPSLLALWYRRRGDAIDVAD
- a CDS encoding TrmB family transcriptional regulator; translation: MSTHEAVDALRELGLSNYEARVFVALQRLGGGTAQDVARTSEVPRSQVYGAADDLAVRGLVEVVESSPKEYRPVSLDRARAQLRERIESQHDRAFENLEAVHGERDAHADESDVATLHGSDTIRDRTADLAADADDEVILVGARAGDLRPDLVAALEERADDGVEVTVVTADPETAKRLADGVRVVVSPASGDDGYVGRTLVVDDATVLLSVPARDDAEPYDEVAMWTANTSIGRILVRYVHAGMQAGLDAED
- a CDS encoding type II/IV secretion system ATPase subunit, with amino-acid sequence MPNDFLADLDERVDRLRHQVHRAAEVLRGSTVEVTEYDPAAHGPLVSFDGLAGYEEVDRYWVNAPYAFVYVGFDPENDEHHYHVVEPGLDDFEQELLETLYDDIRDALIYDAEYDPDDPEAVLKQQMKTLLEEYGVDVGMNAFYRLFYYLHRAFEGFEKLDPLMKDPHIEDISCDGYDVPLFVYHDDYTDIETNVTYEQEELDGFVVRLAQQSGRHISIGDPVTETTLPDGSRAELALGEEVTPRGSAFTIRKYSEDPFTPARLVELDTFDLDQMAYLWLAIESNKSLLFAGGTASGKTTSMNAISMFIPPRSKVLTIEDTRELTLYHENWLSSVTRDSIGESDDITMYDLLRSALRHRPEYIVVGEVRGDEAMTLFQAMNTGHTTYSTMHADSVQTVINRLENDPINVPRAMIQSLDILCVQTLTHVGDERVRRNRVIAEIDGIDQRTGDLDYSTAFEWDPTSDSFDQRDSTVLDEIQDERGWSRSQLLRELRNRKRVLRYLTEQDVTDYRRFTALVNEYYAQPERVVERVREELDEDVVVDAPGASE
- the wecB gene encoding non-hydrolyzing UDP-N-acetylglucosamine 2-epimerase: MTVCSVVGVRPEFVLATPLSRALADRGVSHALVHTGQHHDDALSAVFFEELSLPAPDHHLGVGSAPRGEQVARAVARLRPILAAESPDVVVVYGDTTSTLAGALAAVAADCPLAHVEAGLRSGDWTMSEERTRVVVDHLADARFAPTQTAVANLADEGVTESVHRTGDLRADAVETARGLPAETPDTPDEYVLATVHRAATTDDEATLVGVLDALARVSLPVVLPLHPRTEDRLRAYGCYDWAADRVSLVDPTGYPAFLDLLAGASAVATDSGGVQREAAYLGTPCVTLRETTEWVETVARGQNVLAGTRPAAVTNAVEAAVAATPGDSRPPTGAADEVARTLADWATDEPAARPLPDRA
- a CDS encoding glycosyltransferase yields the protein MTRVLHLVPSADSTAYRGQVRALRERGVDCATLAVPGAHVPGERTRRPRDYLVHAARAVRAAGDDFDLVHANQGIVAPTALATPGLPAVVSLWGTDLYGRLGPVSRGCARRAAATVVMSERMARDLGADALVVPHGVDTDSFSPRDPTAARAAVGWRDDERHVLFPYSPARPAKDFPRARRVVDAARGRIDADVALQVLTDASHDEMPTYLNAADALLLTSTHEGSPNAVKEALACNLPVVATPVGDVPERLDGVSPGGVADTDRGLARLLADALSERERSNGRERVAHLDRDWTARRLERLYREVADG
- a CDS encoding class I SAM-dependent methyltransferase, whose translation is MTGDVHRTYDRIAEHFSQTREYPWPEVEEFLDGREANTALDLGCGNGRHAELLAERAARVLGVDASVGLLAEARDRARERDFDLSLVAGDAARLPLADDTVDLAVYVATLHHLRTRESRVASLDELKRVLAPGGVALVSAWSTEHDRFDADEGFDTDVDWTLPGGETVPRFYHVYAPDEFRADLEASALAVDDAFVSSGNCYAAVHAEGKRP